One genomic segment of Paenibacillus xylanexedens includes these proteins:
- a CDS encoding beta-galactosidase: MNDTIAGSQIRFILDAEDKEIRAGRMTGSGGKSPRGESYDFTNYYMTRNAKPHIPVVGEFHFSRFAYLQWEEELLKMKAGGVSIVASYVFWNFHEEQEGEFNWSGNLNLRHFVDLCGKHELPLIVRIGPFCHGEVRNGGMPDWLFSYPFEVRSNDEGYLYYAKRLYREIARQLNGCFYQEGGPVIGVQLENEYMHAGAPMDAWGYTREKYISSGRDGREHLKMLRHIAEEVGMKPMFYTATAWGNAAVPEEGTLPMLAGYAYTPWIPNQPPSREYLFRDLHMNPVEEVDYDSLEYPAAYCELAGGMQVSYHARPVVDADSVEAMTIVKLANGSNLVGYYMYHGGTNPIGKNSYMNEQALPKMTYDYQSPLGEFGRVGESYDRIRTLSMFLEAYGELLAPMGCVVPDGQHAITPENTMDMRWSVRQQDGSGFLFMNNYQDHVAMPDRDIQLELHTSKGTAFYPREGTMQLKSGMAAILPFHMNLSGMKIISATVQPLTRFMVNQELTAVFYAHDGMMPEYVIDASSVTNVEMPEGTISEQGNEVVIHPIAGKDHHLRFTTSDGIIIRIITLTREEALQAYRFRVGGEERLVISSSHLYVQNEMLLCTSVEQPEMEVSFYPAPEHVSASKYAVSSRSKRGIFGTYTFQVSPYEPAVEVDYAKEYAATLRLDTAWPEQVDDVWIEIDYEGDVAAAHIHHQMLTDHIHYGHSWMLGLKQSRHLLADHALRLSITPIRKGTTESYVNQAYVERFEGVEIGKFNEIRVRPQYRVGLVLTGVREDT, translated from the coding sequence ATGAATGATACTATAGCAGGTAGCCAGATTCGTTTCATATTGGATGCGGAAGATAAAGAGATTCGTGCGGGTCGCATGACTGGCAGTGGCGGCAAAAGCCCACGAGGGGAATCGTATGATTTTACAAACTATTATATGACTCGTAATGCTAAACCCCATATTCCCGTGGTAGGTGAGTTTCATTTCTCCAGATTCGCTTACTTGCAGTGGGAAGAAGAATTACTGAAGATGAAGGCAGGCGGGGTGAGCATTGTCGCTTCCTATGTTTTCTGGAATTTTCACGAGGAGCAGGAAGGCGAATTTAATTGGTCAGGAAATCTGAATTTGCGGCACTTTGTGGATCTGTGTGGCAAACATGAGCTGCCTCTGATCGTACGAATTGGTCCATTCTGTCATGGGGAAGTGCGTAATGGTGGAATGCCGGATTGGTTATTCAGTTATCCATTCGAAGTCAGGTCGAACGATGAAGGGTATCTGTATTACGCCAAGCGATTATATCGGGAGATTGCCCGTCAGCTCAACGGCTGTTTTTATCAGGAGGGTGGCCCTGTTATCGGGGTACAGTTGGAAAATGAGTATATGCACGCTGGCGCACCCATGGATGCCTGGGGATATACCCGCGAAAAATACATTTCCTCCGGCCGGGACGGGCGAGAACATCTGAAGATGCTTCGCCATATTGCCGAAGAAGTCGGTATGAAGCCGATGTTCTATACTGCCACGGCCTGGGGCAATGCTGCGGTGCCTGAAGAAGGAACATTGCCTATGCTAGCGGGGTATGCGTACACACCATGGATTCCCAATCAGCCTCCAAGCCGGGAGTATTTGTTCCGGGATCTGCATATGAATCCTGTGGAAGAAGTGGATTATGACAGTCTGGAGTACCCCGCTGCGTACTGCGAGCTTGCAGGTGGCATGCAGGTCAGTTATCACGCTCGTCCGGTTGTTGATGCGGACAGTGTCGAGGCGATGACCATTGTGAAACTTGCGAACGGCAGCAATCTGGTTGGGTATTATATGTATCACGGGGGGACCAATCCGATAGGCAAAAATTCATATATGAACGAGCAGGCATTGCCGAAAATGACGTATGATTACCAATCGCCACTCGGGGAATTTGGGCGTGTTGGTGAATCGTATGACCGCATTCGTACCTTGTCCATGTTCCTGGAAGCATACGGTGAGTTACTTGCACCAATGGGCTGTGTTGTACCGGATGGTCAACATGCGATAACACCGGAGAACACGATGGATATGCGCTGGTCTGTTCGCCAACAAGATGGCTCGGGATTTCTGTTCATGAATAATTATCAGGATCATGTGGCGATGCCTGATCGTGATATACAATTGGAGCTGCATACCAGCAAAGGGACTGCTTTTTATCCAAGAGAAGGAACGATGCAACTGAAATCCGGCATGGCAGCCATTCTGCCTTTCCATATGAATCTGAGTGGAATGAAGATCATTAGTGCTACCGTTCAGCCACTGACCCGATTTATGGTAAATCAGGAGCTTACAGCTGTCTTTTATGCCCATGATGGCATGATGCCTGAGTATGTTATTGATGCATCATCTGTTACAAATGTGGAGATGCCCGAAGGTACAATATCAGAGCAGGGGAATGAAGTTGTGATACATCCGATTGCCGGCAAGGACCATCATCTGCGATTCACAACATCGGACGGTATAATCATACGAATCATTACATTGACCCGTGAAGAGGCCTTACAAGCCTACCGTTTCCGTGTGGGCGGAGAAGAAAGGCTTGTAATTAGCAGTAGTCATCTGTATGTACAGAATGAGATGCTCCTATGTACATCCGTGGAGCAACCAGAGATGGAGGTATCCTTTTATCCGGCTCCAGAGCATGTTTCAGCTTCTAAATATGCTGTGTCATCCCGGTCGAAGCGGGGAATATTCGGTACGTATACATTCCAAGTTTCGCCTTACGAGCCTGCTGTAGAGGTTGATTATGCCAAAGAGTATGCAGCAACACTGAGATTGGACACAGCGTGGCCGGAACAAGTAGATGACGTGTGGATTGAGATTGATTATGAAGGAGATGTTGCTGCAGCACATATTCATCATCAGATGTTAACAGATCATATTCACTATGGGCACAGCTGGATGCTTGGTTTGAAGCAATCCCGTCATTTACTGGCCGATCACGCGCTTCGTCTGTCTATAACCCCAATTCGAAAAGGGACGACTGAGAGTTATGTTAATCAGGCTTATGTGGAGCGGTTTGAGGGTGTGGAGATTGGAAAGTTTAATGAGATTCGGGTGAGACCACAGTACCGGGTTGGGTTGGTATTGACGGGTGTTAGAGAAGACACTTAG
- a CDS encoding DUF5107 domain-containing protein yields the protein MNHVTAKSNVRIWEETRDIPTYGTGKPDKNPMFLEKRIYQGSSGKVYPHPVIDSIEDEAKMKSYRLVILENEYVRIEMMPELGGRIYRALDRTNNYDFVYYNRVIKPALVGLAGPWISGGIEFNWPQHHRPNTFGPVDYTFGSNQDGSATVWVGEIDRMYGTKMTAGFTLHPGKAYLEIHAEVYNRTSAPQTFLWWANPAVAVNDHTQSVFPPDVTAVLDHGKRDVSRFPIATGTYYKMDYSEGVDISRYKNIPVPTSYMAYKSDYNFVGGYDHGIQAGLLHVANHHISPGKKQWTWGNGEFGQAWDRQLTDEGGPYIELMTGIYTDNQPDFTWLQPYEAKSFSQYFMPYKGIGMVKNATIDAAVNLEMDETTGMVTVMVYATSVFEQVTVEVIGPTMVYLHERCNISPTELYKSSFPWSGQDEWHQVKLSVRTAEGKVLVAYQPERTEIHEVPDPATPLPLPSEIRTNEQLYLAGLHLEQYRHATYEPEPYYLEGLKRDATDIRLNIAYGTLLLRRGLLQDAEKHFRQAVQSLTWKNTNPYDSEAFYQLGLSLKLQGKQEEAYAALYKAVWSAQYQDTGYYMLAQIDTALHRDLEAFDHIERSLIRNTRNYKARHLKVALLRRLGQHERAIQYARETLELDPVEFGAAHELALIYSATAPSEREQAEQAREHFHRLLRGDVHNYLNLAADYADCGLWEEALKVLSYIESENLQPYPMVGYAQAYLYRQLGDVEHARECQKQGEAAPTDYCFPNTLFEFMMLQDALAVDSNDARAHYYLGNWLYDHKRYEEAITHWETSREVNAAYSTVHRNLGLAYYNKLNRPDLALASLEEAFRLDSQDARIFYELDQLHKKIGYSCEHRIKLLEQNMELIHHRDDLYIEWVTLLNMQGSHQEAWNALQTRRFHPWEGGEGKVTGQYVTALTELAKRNLEKQQPELALELLKKALVYPENLGEGKLEGAGDNPVYFYLGCAYQQLKNNHAAEENFHRASIGLNEPASAMFYNDQPPESIYYQGLAWQKLGNVKEANRRFNKLIDYAERHMHDHIRMDYFAVSLPDFLVFDDDLNQRNEEHCRYMRALGLLGLGRTSEAKLELERILEKNPNHQGAIIHR from the coding sequence TTGAATCATGTGACAGCGAAATCAAATGTTCGCATATGGGAAGAAACCAGAGATATCCCAACCTATGGTACAGGTAAACCGGACAAAAATCCGATGTTTCTTGAAAAGAGAATCTACCAGGGGAGTTCGGGTAAGGTGTACCCGCATCCCGTGATCGACAGCATTGAAGATGAGGCCAAAATGAAGTCGTATCGATTAGTTATTCTCGAAAATGAATATGTACGTATCGAGATGATGCCCGAACTGGGTGGACGGATCTATCGTGCGCTGGATCGGACCAACAACTACGATTTTGTATATTATAACCGGGTGATTAAACCTGCTCTCGTGGGTCTGGCAGGGCCATGGATTTCCGGAGGAATTGAATTCAACTGGCCACAGCATCATCGGCCCAACACGTTTGGTCCAGTCGATTATACATTTGGCAGTAATCAAGATGGAAGCGCTACTGTGTGGGTGGGTGAGATTGACCGCATGTATGGTACCAAAATGACCGCTGGCTTCACATTACATCCCGGCAAAGCCTATCTTGAAATCCATGCCGAGGTATACAATCGCACCAGCGCACCTCAAACTTTTCTATGGTGGGCCAACCCGGCTGTAGCTGTCAACGATCATACGCAATCTGTGTTTCCACCTGATGTAACGGCTGTGCTGGACCATGGAAAACGGGACGTATCCCGCTTTCCCATCGCAACCGGCACCTATTACAAGATGGACTATTCCGAAGGTGTGGATATCTCCCGATACAAAAACATACCGGTTCCAACATCCTATATGGCGTATAAGTCGGATTATAATTTTGTAGGGGGTTATGACCATGGGATTCAGGCAGGTTTGTTGCATGTAGCCAATCATCATATTTCTCCGGGCAAGAAGCAATGGACCTGGGGGAACGGGGAATTCGGGCAAGCCTGGGATCGTCAGTTAACAGACGAGGGTGGACCTTATATTGAATTAATGACCGGGATCTACACCGATAATCAGCCTGATTTTACATGGTTACAGCCCTATGAAGCGAAATCATTCTCGCAGTATTTTATGCCGTATAAAGGAATTGGTATGGTCAAAAATGCAACGATTGATGCAGCGGTTAATCTGGAAATGGACGAAACGACCGGAATGGTAACCGTGATGGTATATGCGACGTCGGTTTTTGAACAAGTGACCGTTGAAGTGATAGGACCAACCATGGTATATCTCCATGAGAGATGTAATATCTCACCTACGGAACTATATAAATCTTCATTCCCGTGGAGCGGACAAGATGAATGGCATCAGGTGAAGTTAAGTGTTCGAACTGCGGAAGGAAAAGTACTTGTAGCCTATCAGCCTGAACGTACTGAGATTCACGAAGTTCCAGACCCGGCCACACCACTCCCGCTACCATCCGAGATTCGTACGAATGAACAACTATATCTAGCTGGTCTTCATTTGGAGCAATATCGGCATGCCACGTATGAACCGGAACCTTATTATCTGGAAGGTTTGAAGCGTGATGCGACGGATATTCGTCTAAACATAGCGTATGGCACTTTGCTGCTGCGAAGAGGATTGTTACAAGATGCTGAGAAGCATTTCAGACAGGCCGTACAATCGCTAACGTGGAAAAATACGAATCCATATGATAGTGAAGCTTTTTACCAACTCGGTCTGAGTTTGAAATTACAGGGGAAACAGGAAGAAGCCTACGCAGCACTGTATAAAGCCGTATGGTCTGCACAGTATCAGGATACGGGGTATTACATGCTTGCTCAGATCGATACGGCGTTACATCGAGACCTCGAAGCATTCGATCACATCGAACGTTCGCTGATTCGTAACACCAGAAATTATAAGGCTCGACATCTGAAGGTGGCTTTGCTGCGTAGATTGGGTCAGCATGAAAGGGCCATTCAATATGCGCGTGAAACGTTGGAACTGGACCCGGTTGAATTTGGAGCTGCACATGAATTAGCCCTGATCTACAGTGCAACTGCACCTTCAGAGAGAGAACAAGCGGAGCAAGCACGTGAGCATTTCCATCGTCTGCTGCGAGGAGACGTTCATAATTATCTAAACCTAGCCGCAGATTACGCGGATTGCGGGTTGTGGGAGGAAGCATTGAAGGTACTCTCTTATATTGAATCCGAAAATTTACAGCCGTATCCTATGGTTGGTTATGCTCAGGCCTACTTGTATCGTCAACTGGGGGATGTGGAGCATGCCCGGGAATGTCAAAAGCAGGGGGAAGCTGCTCCAACAGATTATTGTTTTCCTAATACGTTATTTGAATTCATGATGCTTCAGGATGCATTGGCAGTGGATTCGAATGATGCGCGTGCTCACTATTACCTGGGAAATTGGTTATATGATCATAAACGCTACGAGGAAGCAATCACCCATTGGGAAACTTCACGCGAGGTGAATGCTGCATATTCGACTGTACATCGGAATCTGGGACTGGCTTATTATAACAAGCTGAATCGCCCTGATCTTGCACTGGCATCATTAGAGGAAGCTTTCCGGTTGGATTCACAGGATGCCCGAATCTTCTACGAGTTGGATCAATTGCACAAGAAGATAGGGTATTCCTGCGAGCATCGAATCAAATTGCTGGAACAAAATATGGAGTTGATTCACCACCGTGATGATCTGTATATCGAGTGGGTGACTTTATTGAATATGCAAGGTAGTCATCAAGAAGCATGGAATGCCCTTCAGACCCGGCGGTTTCATCCATGGGAGGGTGGAGAAGGTAAGGTAACAGGACAATATGTTACGGCACTGACGGAACTGGCAAAGCGAAATCTGGAGAAACAACAACCTGAACTAGCATTGGAGCTGTTGAAGAAGGCTTTGGTTTACCCGGAGAACTTAGGTGAAGGTAAATTGGAGGGAGCCGGAGATAACCCCGTTTACTTTTATCTTGGTTGTGCCTACCAGCAACTGAAGAATAATCACGCTGCAGAGGAGAATTTCCACAGAGCATCAATCGGTCTGAATGAACCGGCAAGCGCGATGTTTTATAATGATCAACCGCCGGAATCCATCTATTATCAGGGTCTGGCCTGGCAGAAACTTGGCAATGTGAAGGAAGCAAACCGACGCTTTAACAAACTCATAGACTATGCGGAAAGACATATGCATGATCACATCCGAATGGATTATTTTGCGGTATCTCTGCCCGATTTCCTAGTGTTTGACGACGATCTCAATCAGCGAAATGAAGAACATTGCAGGTATATGCGGGCATTGGGTCTTCTGGGGCTGGGGCGGACAAGTGAAGCCAAACTTGAGTTGGAGCGGATATTGGAGAAAAACCCGAATCATCAAGGGGCAATCATCCATCGATAA